A part of Helicobacter himalayensis genomic DNA contains:
- the dcd gene encoding dCTP deaminase — MGLKADSWIREMSLKHKMIEPFCEKQVGKNTISYGLSSYGYDIRVGEEFMIFSNIGAALVDPKNFKEENVVVKNVKNGQFCIIPPNSFALAHSIEYFRMPRDVLAVCLGKSTYARCGIIVNVTPFEPEFEGHITIEISNTTPLPAKIYANEGIAQVLFLQGDDVCEVSYKDRGGKYQGQRGITLPRILES; from the coding sequence GGATTAAAAGCAGATAGCTGGATTAGAGAGATGAGTTTGAAACACAAAATGATAGAGCCATTTTGTGAAAAGCAAGTCGGAAAAAATACCATAAGCTACGGGCTTTCAAGCTATGGATATGATATTAGGGTGGGTGAGGAATTTATGATTTTTAGCAATATTGGTGCGGCACTTGTTGATCCAAAAAACTTCAAAGAGGAAAATGTCGTGGTGAAAAATGTCAAAAATGGGCAGTTTTGTATCATTCCGCCAAACTCTTTTGCGCTCGCACACAGCATTGAATATTTTAGAATGCCTCGCGATGTGTTAGCCGTTTGCCTAGGTAAAAGCACTTATGCGAGATGTGGGATTATTGTAAATGTTACGCCCTTTGAGCCGGAGTTTGAAGGGCATATTACTATTGAGATTAGCAACACCACGCCACTACCGGCTAAAATCTATGCAAATGAGGGCATTGCGCAGGTTTTATTCCTGCAAGGTGATGATGTATGTGAAGTGAGCTATAAAGACAGAGGCGGGAAGTATCAAGGACAGCGCGGCATTACATTGCCTAGAATCTTAGAATCATAA